One genomic window of Hirundo rustica isolate bHirRus1 chromosome 13, bHirRus1.pri.v3, whole genome shotgun sequence includes the following:
- the TUBGCP4 gene encoding gamma-tubulin complex component 4, translated as MIHELLLALSGYPGAAFTWSKRGGLQVSQELPFLHPSETSVLNRLCRLGTDYIRFAEFVEQYTGHVQQQDHHPSQQNQGGLHGIYLRAFCTGLDSVLQPYRQALLDLEQEFLADPHLSISHVNYSLDQFQLLFPSVMVMVEQIKTQKIHGCQILEAVHKHSCGGLPPVRSALEKILAVCHGVMYKQLSAWMLHGLLLDQHEEFFIKQGPSSGNVPSQSEEDDDDLGIGGLTGKQLRELQDLRLIEEENMLAPSLKQFSLRVEMLPSYIPVRVAEKILFVGESVQMFENQNVNLTRKGSILKNQEDTFAAELHRLKQQPLFSLVDFESVVDWIRSTVAEHLWKLMVEESDLLGQLKIIKDFYLLGRGELFQAFIDTAQHMLKTPPTAVTEHDVNIAFQQSAHKVLLDDDNLLPLLHLTIEYHGKEHKDTSQTREGPSRELSPREAPTSGWAALGLSYKVQWPLHILFTPAVLEKYNVVYKYLLSVRRVQAELQHCWALQMQRKHLKSNRTDAIKWRLRDHMAFLVDNLQYYLQVDVLESQFSQLLQQINATRDFESIRLAHDHFLSNLLAQSFILLKPVFHCLNEILDLCHSFCSLVSQNLGPLDERGAAQLSILVKGFSRQSSLLFKILSSVRNHQINSDLAQLLLRLDYNKYYTQAGGTLGSFGV; from the exons ATGATCCACGAGCTGCTGCTGGCGCTGAGCGGGTACCCGGGGGCAGCTTTCACATGGAGCAAGCGCGGAGGCCTCCAG GTGTCTCAAGAGCTGCCGTTTCTGCATCCCAGCGAGACCAGCGTCCTGAACCGGCTCTGCCGCCTCGGCACCGACTACATCCGCTTCGCCGAATTCGTAGAGCAGTACACAGGACACGTACAACAGCAG GATCACCATCCATCTCAGCAAAACCAGGGTGGATTGCATGGTATTTATTTGAGAGCCTTCTGCACAGGTCTTGATTCAGTGCTGCAGCCTTATCGACAGGCACTACTTGACCTAGAACAAGAG TTTCTGGCTGACCCACATCTTTCCATCTCACATGTTAATTACTCCTTGGACCAG tttcagctgctcttcccctctGTGATGGTCATGGTGGAACAGATCAAAACTCAGAAG attCATGGATGCCAGATATTGGAGGCAGTCCACAAGCATAGCTGTGGGGGGTTGCCTCCTGTTCGCAGTGCTCTTGAAAA GATTCTGGCTGTGTGTCACGGAGTCATGTATAAGCAGCTCTCTGCCTGGATGCTGCATGGATTGCTACTAGACCAACATGAAGAGTTCTttatcaaacagggcccctcttCTGGAAATGTCCCTAGCCAATCTGAAGAAGATGACGATGACTTAGGAATTGGGGGACTTACAGGAAAACAGCTACGAGAACTGCAGGACCTG CGCTTGATTGAAGAGGAGAACATGTTAGCTCCGTCTCTAAAGCAGTTTTCTTTGAGAGTAGAAATGCTGCCTTCATACATTCCTGTACGGGTTGCTGAGAAAATCCTCTTTGTGGGAGAATCTGTTCAGATGTTTGAGAATCAGAATGTTAACCTGACCAGAAAAG GCTCCATCCTAAAAAACCAGGAGGACACTTTTGCAGCAGAGCTACATCGGCTCAAGCAGCAACCACTTTTTAGTTTGGTGGACTTTGAATCAGTGGTTGACTGGATACGGAGCACTGTTGCTGAG CATCTTTGGAAACTGATGGTGGAGGAATCAGATCTACTAGGACAGCTAAAG ATAATAAAAGACTTTTACCTTTTGGGAAGAGGTGAGCTGTTTCAGGCCTTCATTGACACTGCACAACAcatgttaaagacaccacctaCAGCTGTAACTGAACATG ATGTCAACATTGCATTTCAGCAGTCTGCTCATAAGGTGCTGTTAGATGATGACaaccttcttcctcttcttcatttAACCATTGAGTATCATGGAAAGGAACATAAAG ATACTTCTCAGACTCGTGAAGGGCCTTCCCGGGAATTATCTCCACGTGAAGCCCCCACATCTGGATGGGCAGCTCTGGGCCTTTCTTACAAAGTTCAGTGGCCACTGCACATTCTCTTTACTCCTGCTGTTCTTGAGAA GTACAATGTTGTGTACAAATACCTGCTGAGTGTGCGACGAGTCCAGGCTGAGCTACAGCACTGCTGGGCTCTCCAGATGCAACGCAAACACCTGAAATCTAACAGAACAGATGCCATCAAGTGGCGTTTGAGGGATCACATGGCTTTCCTTGTAGACAATCTTCAGTATTATCTGCAG GTAGATGTACTGGAGTCTCAGTTCTCACAGCTTCTGCAACAGATAAATGCCACAAGAGATTTTGAGAGTATACGACTTGCTCATGATCATTTCTTAAGTAATTTGTTGGCTCAGTCTTTCATCCTCCTAAAACCT GTTTTTCACTGCTTAAATGAAATTCTGGATCTTTGTCATAGTTTTTGTTCTCTGGTCAGTCAGAATCTGGGCCCATTAGATGAAAGGGGAGCTGCACAACTCAGTATTTTGGTGAAG GGATTCAGTCGTCAGTCATCACTTCTCTTCAAGATTCTCTCTAGTGTTCGCAATCATCAGATAAACTCTGACTTAGCTCAACTGCTGCTACGCTTGGATTATAACAAATACTACACACAGGCTGGAGGAACCTTGGGCAG TTTTGGCGTTTAA